In a genomic window of Suricata suricatta isolate VVHF042 chromosome 12, meerkat_22Aug2017_6uvM2_HiC, whole genome shotgun sequence:
- the TRAIP gene encoding E3 ubiquitin-protein ligase TRAIP, which yields MLLLLLPVHSRKSRSGAKFEACREVGVGARSRSWKLRGFLGCLSPLGPIIMPIRALCTICSDFFDHSRDVAAIHCGHTFHLQCLIQWFETAPSRTCPQCRIQVGRRAIINKLFFDLAQEEESVLDAEFLKNELDNIRAQLSQKEKEKRDSQVIIDTLRDTLEERNATVESLQKALDRAEMLCSTLKKQMKYLEQQQVETKQAQEEARRLRSKMKTMERIELLLQSQRPEVEEMIRDIGVGQSAVEQLAVYCVSLKKEYENLKEVRKTSGELADKLKKDLFSSKSKLQTVYSELDQTRLELRSAQKDLQNADKEIVSLKKKLTMLQETLNLPPVDSETVNRLVLESPAPLEMLNPKLRQPALDDDIDFNATFDVDTPPAQPSSIQHGRAKKPCQEITHSPVQDIPKKMPKGPKQESQLSLGGQRYVGEPDEELASAFPVFIRNAVLGQKQPKTAKTGPHHSTDAVRTGFDGLGGRTKFIQPTDMTMIRPLPVKPWPKANQRVRTRSPLSPSQARMDNFLWK from the exons ATGTTGCTCCTACTACTTCCGGTCCACTCCCGGAAGTCCCGCAGTGGAGCCAAATTTGAAGCCTGcagagaagtgggggtgggggcgcggtCGCGAAGCTGGAAGCTTCGCGGTTTTCTCGGCTGCCTGAGCCCCTTAGGACCAATCATCATGCCTATCCGTGCGCTGTGCACCATCTGCTCCGACTTCTTCGACCACTCCCGAGATGTGGCCGCCATCCACTGCGGCCACACCTTCCACCTACAGTG CCTAATTCAGTGGTTTGAGACAGCACCAAGTCGGACCTGCCCACAGTGCCGAATCCAG GTTGGGAGAAGAGCCATTATCAATAAGCTGTTCTTTGACCTTGCCCAAGAGGAGGAAAGTGTCTTAGATGCAGAATTCTTAAAG AATGAACTGGATAATATCAGAGCCCAGCTTTCCCAGAAAG agaaggagaaaagggatagCCAGGTCATCATTGACACTCTGCGGGACACGTTGGAAGAACGCAACGCCACTGTGGAATCTCTGCAGAAGGCCTTAGACAGGGCCGAAATGCTATGCTCCACCCTCAAG AAGCAGATGAAGTACTTGGAGCAGCAGCAGGTCGAGACCAAACAAGCACAGGAGGAGGCTCGCCGGCTCAGGAGCAAGATGAAGACCATGGAGCG GATTGAGCTCCTACTCCAGAGCCAGCGACCTGAGGTGGAGGAGATGATCCGAGACATAGGTGTGGGACAGTCAGCAGTGGAGCAGCTGGCTGTGTACTGCGTGTCCCTCAAAAA AGAGTATGAGAATCTGAAAGAGGTACGGAAGACCTCAGGGGAGCTGGCTGACAAGCTGAAAAAGgacttattttcttccaaaagcaAG CTACAGACAGTCTACTCTGAACTAGACCAGACAAGGTTGGAGCTGAGGTCAGCACAGAAGGATTTACAGAATGCTGACAAGGAAATTGTG aGCCTGAAAAAAAAGCTAACAATGCTGCAGGAAACCCTGAACCTGCCACCAGTGGACAGTGAGACTGTCAACCGCCTGGTTTTAGAGAG CCCAGCTCCTTTGGAAATGCTGAACCCAAAGCTTCGCCAGCCAGCCCTTGATGATGATATTGACTTCAATGCCACCTTTGATGTGGACACCCCTCCAGCCCAGCCTTCCAGCATCCAGCATGGCCGTGCCAAGAAGCCCTGCCAAGAGATAACACA CTCTCCTGTTCAGGACATCCCCAAGAAGATGCCCAAAGGCCCCAAGCAG GAGTCCCAGCTCTCGCTGGGTGGTCAGCGCTATGTGGGAGAGCCAGATGAGGAGCTGGCTAGTGCCTTTCCTGTCTTCATCCGGAATGCCGTTCTGGGCCAGAAACAGCCCAAGACAGCCAAAACAGGGCCCCATCACAGCACAGATGCC GTAAGGACCGGCTTCGATGGGCTTGGTGGTCGGACAAAATTCATCCAACCT ACTGACATGACTATGATCCGCCCACTGCCTGTTAAGCCCTGGCCCAAGGCTAACCAGAGAGTCAGGACAAGATCAccgctctctccctcccaggcCAGGATGGACAACTTCCTTTGGAAGTGA
- the CAMKV gene encoding caM kinase-like vesicle-associated protein gives MPFGCVTLGDKKNYNQPSEVTDRYDLGQVIKTEEFCEIFRAKDKTTGKLHTCKKFQKRDGRKVRKAAKNEIGILKMVKHPNILQLVDVFVTRKEYFIFLELATGREVFDWILDQGYYSERDTSNVVRQVLEAVAYLHSLKIVHRNLKLENLVYYNRLKNSKIVISDFHLAKLENGLIKEPCGTPEYLAPEVVGRQRYGRPVDCWAIGVIMYILLSGNPPFYEEVEEDDYENHDKNLFRKILAGDYEFDSPYWDDISQAAKDLVTRLMEVEQDQRITAEEAISHEWISGNAASDKNIKDGVCAQIEKNFARAKWKKAVRVTTLMKRLRAPEQSSTATAQSASATDTATAGAAGGAAAASGAASALGGSATSATVDDAALAAKSDNTAPADRSATPATDGSVTPATDGSTTPATDGSITPATDGSITPATDRSVTPATDGRATPATEESIVPITQSSVTPATKAAATPEPALAQPDSTAPGGTTGQAPPSSKGEEAAGYAQESRREETS, from the exons atGCCGTTTGGGTGTGTGACTCTGGGCGATAAGAAGAACTATAACCAGCCGTCGGAGGTGACTGACAGATATGATTTGGGACAGGTCATCAAGAC TGAGGAGTTCTGTGAGATCTTCCGGGCCAAGGACAAGACGACGGGCAAGCTGCACACCTGCAAGAAGTTCCAGAAGCGGGATGGCCGCAAGGTGCGGAAGGCGGCCAAGAACGAAATAGGCATCCTCAAGAT gGTGAAGCATCCCAACATCCTACAACTGGTGGATGTGTTTGTGACCCGCAAGGAGTACTTCATCTTCCTGGAGCT GGCCACGGGGAGGGAGGTGTTTGACTGGATCCTGGACCAGGGCTACTACTCGGAGCGAGATACAAGCAACGTGGTGCGGCAGGTCCTGGAGGCCGTGGCCTACCTGCACTCACTCAAGATTGTGCACAGGAACCTCAAG CTGGAGAACCTGGTTTACTACAATCGGTTGAAGAATTCAAAGATCGTCATCAGCGACTTCCACCTGGCTAAGCTAGAGAATGGCCTCATCAAGGAGCCCTGTGGGACCCCCGAGTACCTGG CCCCAGAGGTGGTAGGCCGGCAGCGGTATGGACGCCCGGTGGACTGCTGGGCCATTGGAGTCATCATGTACATCCT GCTTTCAGGGAACCCACCTTTCTatgaggaggtggaggaagatgACTATGAGAACCATGACAAGAACCTCTTCCGTAAGATTCTGGCTGGCGACTATGAGTTTGACTCTCCATACTGGGATGACATTTCCCAGGCAG CCAAAGACCTGGTCACAAGGCTGATGGAGGTGGAGCAAGACCAGCGCATCACTGCAGAAGAGGCCATCTCCCATGAGTG GATTTCTGGCAATGCTGCTTCTGATAAGAACATCAAGGATGGTGTCTGTGCTCAGATTGAAAAGAACTTTGCTAGGGCTAAGTGGAAG AAGGCTGTCCGAGTGACCACCCTCATGAAACGGCTCCGGGCACCAGAGCAGTCCAGCACAGCTACAGCCCAGTCTGCGTCAGCCACAGACACTGCCACTGCCGGGGCTGCAGGCGGGGCCGCAGCTGCAAGTGGAGCTGCCTCAGCCCTTGGGGGCAGTGCCACCTCAGCCACAGTGGATGATGCCGCTCTTGCTGCAAAGAGTGATAATACAGCCCCTGCAGACCGTAGTGCCACCCCAGCCACAGATGGCAGTGTCACCCCAGCCACTGATGGCAGTACCACCCCAGCCACCGATGGGAGCATCACTCCTGCCACCGATGGGAGCATCACTCCAGCCACTGATAGGAGTGTTACTCCAGCCACTGACGGGAGAGCCACACCAGCCACAGAAGAGAGCATTGTGCCCATCACCCAAAGCAGTGTCACACCGGCCACCAAGGCAGCTGCCACCCCTGAGCCGGCTTTGGCCCAGCCGGACAGCACAGCCCCCGGGGGCACAACAGGCCAGGCTCCACCCTCTAGTAAAGGGGAAGAGGCTGCTGGCTATGCCCAGGAGTCTCGGAGGGAGGAGACCAGCTGA